One genomic segment of Primulina tabacum isolate GXHZ01 chromosome 9, ASM2559414v2, whole genome shotgun sequence includes these proteins:
- the LOC142556547 gene encoding homogentisate geranylgeranyltransferase, chloroplastic-like isoform X2, giving the protein MNIFVVGLNQIYDVEIDKVNKPYLPLASGVMSMKLGVGVVVISLIMSLAMGMISGSLALMAALLCLFFLGSLYSIELPFMRWKRDPFLAAATIVTARALVIQFAYFIHIQMYVLGEPLVFSRGVTFAACFMFLFASVISLFKDIPDVEGDEMHGFKSFSVMLGQERVFWMCINILMVAYGGAMAIGVSSSSLLNKIVTVLGHFSLASLLMYRALRINISTAGSVYGFYMFIWKLFYAEYFLIPFMR; this is encoded by the exons GTGAACAAACCCTATCTTCCTTTAGCTTCTGGAGTAATGTCAATGAAGTTGGGGGTTGGAGTCGTGGTTATATCTCTTATAATG agTCTTGCCATGGGAATGATATCTGGATCACTGGCTCTAATGGCTGCTCTCCTTTGCTTGTTTTTTTTAGGAAGTTTATACTCCATAGAG TTACCTTTTATGAGGTGGAAACGAGATCCATTTCTTGCTGCAGCAACCATTGTAACAGCTCGGGCTCTAGTGATTCAATTCGCTTATTTTATTCATATACAG ATGTACGTTCTTGGTGAACCATTAGTGTTTTCAAGGGGAGTTACATTTGCGGCTTGTTTCATGTTCCTATTTGCCAGCGTTATTTCCTTGTTCAAG GACATACCTGATGTTGAAGGAGACGAAATGCATGGTTTTAAATCATTCAGCGTCATGCTTGGACAAGAACGT GTATTTTGGATGTGTATTAACATACTTATGGTGGCTTATGGTGGTGCCATGGCCATAGGAGTTTCTTCCTCTTCTTTATTGAACAAAATTGTCACT GTTTTGGGCCATTTTTCACTTGCATCTCTTCTCATGTATCGAGCCCTCCGGATTAATATATCCACTGCAGGATCTGTCTATGGCTTTTACATGTTCATATGGAAG CTTTTCTATGCAGAATATTTCTTGATTCCTTTTATGCGCTGA
- the LOC142556547 gene encoding homogentisate geranylgeranyltransferase, chloroplastic-like isoform X1, with product MNIFVVGLNQIYDVEIDKVNKPYLPLASGVMSMKLGVGVVVISLIMSLAMGMISGSLALMAALLCLFFLGSLYSIELPFMRWKRDPFLAAATIVTARALVIQFAYFIHIQFSSCVQMYVLGEPLVFSRGVTFAACFMFLFASVISLFKDIPDVEGDEMHGFKSFSVMLGQERVFWMCINILMVAYGGAMAIGVSSSSLLNKIVTVLGHFSLASLLMYRALRINISTAGSVYGFYMFIWKLFYAEYFLIPFMR from the exons GTGAACAAACCCTATCTTCCTTTAGCTTCTGGAGTAATGTCAATGAAGTTGGGGGTTGGAGTCGTGGTTATATCTCTTATAATG agTCTTGCCATGGGAATGATATCTGGATCACTGGCTCTAATGGCTGCTCTCCTTTGCTTGTTTTTTTTAGGAAGTTTATACTCCATAGAG TTACCTTTTATGAGGTGGAAACGAGATCCATTTCTTGCTGCAGCAACCATTGTAACAGCTCGGGCTCTAGTGATTCAATTCGCTTATTTTATTCATATACAG TTTTCTTCATGTGTGCAGATGTACGTTCTTGGTGAACCATTAGTGTTTTCAAGGGGAGTTACATTTGCGGCTTGTTTCATGTTCCTATTTGCCAGCGTTATTTCCTTGTTCAAG GACATACCTGATGTTGAAGGAGACGAAATGCATGGTTTTAAATCATTCAGCGTCATGCTTGGACAAGAACGT GTATTTTGGATGTGTATTAACATACTTATGGTGGCTTATGGTGGTGCCATGGCCATAGGAGTTTCTTCCTCTTCTTTATTGAACAAAATTGTCACT GTTTTGGGCCATTTTTCACTTGCATCTCTTCTCATGTATCGAGCCCTCCGGATTAATATATCCACTGCAGGATCTGTCTATGGCTTTTACATGTTCATATGGAAG CTTTTCTATGCAGAATATTTCTTGATTCCTTTTATGCGCTGA
- the LOC142555210 gene encoding signal peptide peptidase-like, translating to MKNSGRLVNLALAGLTIAPLVLKVDPNLNVILTACLTVYVGCYRSVKATPPLETMSREHAMRFPLVGSAVLLSLFLLFKFLSKDLVNAVLTCYFFVLGTVALSATLLPAIKRVLPEPWNANIITWNFPYFRSLEVEFTKSQIIAAIPGAFFCAWYASKKHWLANNILGLSFCIQGIEMLSLGSFKTGAILLGGLFVYDIFWVFFTPVMVSVAKSFEAPIKLLFPTSDSTRPFSMLGLGDIVIPGIFVALALRFDVSRGKGIQYFNSSFAGYTFGLILTIVVMNWFQAAQPALLYIVPAVIGFLAVHCIWNGEAKALLEFDESKAATSSEEETDGNKKGN from the exons ATGAAGAATAGCGGGAGGCTGGTTAATTTGGCATTGGCAG GGTTGACCATCGCCCCTCTTGTTTTGAAGGTAGACCCCAATCTTAATGTAATTTTGACTGCTTGCCTAACTGTGTATGTGGGATGCTACCGCTCTGTTAAGGCGACTCCGCCGTTG GAAACAATGTCTAGAGAACATGCCATGCGATTTCCTTTGGTTGGGAGCGCTGTGTTGTTGTCATTGTTTTtgcttttcaaatttttatcgAAGGACTTGGTTAATGCTGTGCTAACATGCTATTTTTTTGTACTTGGGACCGTTGCTCTTTC GGCAACGTTGCTACCGGCAATTAAACGTGTTTTGCCAGAGCCGTGGAATGCTAACATCATTACCTGGAATTTCCCATATTTTCGGT CTTTGGAAGTTGAGTTTACGAAATCACAAATCATTGCAGCAATTCCTGGAGCTTTCTTTTGCGCATGGTATGCGTCAAAGAAGCATTGGCTAGCTAACAATATCTTAGGGCTCTCTTTCTGCATTCAG GGAATTGAAATGCTTTCACTTGGCTCATTTAAGACTGGTGCTATTCTCTTG GGTGGTCTTTTTGTATACGATATATTCTGGGTCTTTTTTACACCAGTGATGGTTAGCGTTGCGAAATCTTTTGAAGCCCCTATTAAG CTTTTGTTTCCAACTTCGGATTCCACACGCCCATTTTCAATGCTAGGACTTGGTGATATAGTAATTCCAG GAATTTTTGTCGCCTTGGCTCTACGCTTTGATGTTTCAAGAGGGAAAGGAATCCAATATTTTAATAGCTCCTTTGCTGGATACACATTCGGTTTGATCCTTACCATCGTAGTCATGAACTGGTTTCAAGCTGCACAG CCTGCACTACTATATATCGTGCCAGCTGTTATCGGATTCTTGGCTGTACACTGCATATGGAATGGTGAAGCCAAAGCT TTGTTGGAATTTGATGAATCTAAGGCTGCGACTAGTTCGGAAGAAGAAACTGATGGAAACAAGAAAGGCAACTAA